In the genome of Bradyrhizobium ottawaense, the window GCTGCGCGAGGGCTTCATCGAGTACCTGCCGGTCGGCCTCGTGATCGGCGGCATCTTCCTGTTCGAGCTGCTGCTCACCGTCGGCTTCTGGGTCATCAATCCCGGCGTCGCCAAGACGATCACGGCGGCGATCCCGGCCAACGTCTCCAATACCGAGGCGCTCGGGCTCGTGCTCTATACGAAGTACATCCACTACTTCCAGCTCTCGGGCATGGTGCTGCTGGTCGCCATGATCGGCGCCATCGTGCTGACGCTGCGGCACAAGGCGAGCGTGAAGCGGCAGGACATCAACGTTCAGAACGCGCGCACGCCCGACATGGCGATGGCGATGCGCAAGGTGGCGCCGGGGCAGGGGCTCCAGGACTCTGACGCGGCGGAGTGGGTGAAATGACGATCGGGCTCGGACACTATCTGGCGGTCGGCGCGATCCTGTTCACGCTCGGCATCCTCGGCATCTTCCTGAACCGCAAGAACATCATCGTCATCCTGATGTCGATCGAGCTGATCCTGCTCTCGGTCAACATCAACCTCGTCGCGTTCTCGACCTTCCTCGGCGACATCGTCGGCCAGGTCTTCGCGCTTCTGGTGCTGACGGTCGCTGCCGCTGAAGCCGCGATCGGTCTCGCCATCCTGGTGGTCTATTTCCGCAACCGCGGCTCGATCGCGGTTGAGGACGTCAATCTGATGAAGGGCTGAGCTCAGTCATGGTTCAGGCAATCGTATTCCTGCCTCTGCTGGGCGCCATTCTGGCCGGGCTCATCGCCCTGGCCGGCGCGCATGCCCGCAACCCCTCGGGTGACGAGGTCGAGCATCACGGCGATCACGGTCATGGCGATGCCCATG includes:
- a CDS encoding NADH-quinone oxidoreductase subunit J, with the translated sequence MILPALFFYLFAGVCVASAVMVIVSRNPVHSVLYLILAFVNASGLFVLMGAEFLAMILIVVYVGAVAVLFLFVIMMLDVDFTELREGFIEYLPVGLVIGGIFLFELLLTVGFWVINPGVAKTITAAIPANVSNTEALGLVLYTKYIHYFQLSGMVLLVAMIGAIVLTLRHKASVKRQDINVQNARTPDMAMAMRKVAPGQGLQDSDAAEWVK
- the nuoK gene encoding NADH-quinone oxidoreductase subunit NuoK; this translates as MTIGLGHYLAVGAILFTLGILGIFLNRKNIIVILMSIELILLSVNINLVAFSTFLGDIVGQVFALLVLTVAAAEAAIGLAILVVYFRNRGSIAVEDVNLMKG